The Micromonospora krabiensis genome window below encodes:
- a CDS encoding response regulator transcription factor, with amino-acid sequence MRVLVADDERLLADMVAEGLRRFSMAVDVCYDGDGALERIGVNRYDVAVLDRDMPGHTGDEVCRSLAGSGAGTRVLMLTAAAGIRDRVEGLGLGADDYLTKPFAFAELVARVQALGRRSAPAVPPVLERNGLALDVARHVVTRDGRPVNLSPKEFAVLHVLMRAEGRVVSAEELLEQAWDEFADPFTNAVRVTVMTLRKKIGQPAVIHTVPRAGYRIGGPE; translated from the coding sequence GTGCGGGTGCTGGTGGCGGACGACGAGCGTTTGCTGGCGGACATGGTCGCCGAGGGGCTGCGTCGCTTCTCGATGGCGGTCGACGTCTGCTACGACGGCGACGGGGCGCTCGAACGGATCGGCGTGAACCGGTACGACGTGGCCGTGCTCGACCGGGACATGCCCGGTCACACCGGCGACGAGGTGTGCCGGAGCCTCGCCGGCTCCGGTGCCGGTACCCGGGTCCTGATGCTCACCGCGGCGGCCGGCATCCGGGACCGGGTCGAGGGGCTCGGCCTGGGCGCCGACGACTACCTGACCAAACCGTTCGCGTTCGCCGAGTTGGTCGCCCGCGTACAGGCCCTCGGGCGGCGGTCGGCGCCGGCGGTACCGCCGGTGCTGGAGCGGAACGGGCTCGCGCTGGACGTGGCCCGGCACGTGGTGACCCGGGACGGGCGGCCGGTCAACCTGAGCCCCAAGGAGTTCGCCGTGCTGCACGTGCTGATGCGGGCGGAGGGCCGGGTGGTGAGCGCGGAGGAGCTGCTGGAACAGGCGTGGGACGAGTTCGCCGACCCGTTCACCAACGCCGTCCGGGTCACCGTGATGACCCTGCGCAAGAAGATCGGCCAGCCGGCCGTCATCCACACCGTGCCGCGGGCCGGCTACCGGATCGGCGGCCCGGAGTGA
- the adh gene encoding aldehyde dehydrogenase: protein MTRYDAPTHWQSRYDHFIGGEYVKPHGGRYFENPTPVTGQTFCEIARGTAEDVEKALDAAHGAADAWGRTPVAERSLILNRIADRMEENLESLAIAETWENGKPVRETLAADIPLAIDHFRYFAGAIRAQEGSLGELDDDTVAYHFHEPLGVVGQIIPWNFPLLMATWKLAPALAAGNAVVLKPAEQTPASIHHWLSLVADLLPPGVVNVVNGFGVEAGKPLASSSRVAKVAFTGETTTGRLIMQYASENIKPVTLELGGKSPNIFFDDVSARSDDFYDKALEGFTMFALNQGEVCTCPSRALIQQGHYSDFLAAAVARTQAVKQGHPLDTDTMIGAQASNDQLEKILSYLDIGRQEGAKVLTGGSRADLGGDLSGGYYVEPTIFEGDNSMRIFQEEIFGPVVSVTSFADLDDAVKIANDTLYGLGAGVWTRDMNTAYRAGRSIQAGRVWTNCYHAYPAHAAFGGYKQSGIGRENHKMMLEHYQQTKNLLVSYSPKKLGFF, encoded by the coding sequence ATGACGCGCTACGACGCGCCCACCCACTGGCAGAGCCGCTACGACCACTTCATCGGCGGCGAGTACGTCAAGCCGCACGGCGGCCGGTACTTCGAGAACCCCACCCCGGTGACGGGACAGACCTTCTGCGAGATCGCCCGCGGCACCGCCGAGGACGTCGAGAAGGCCCTCGACGCCGCGCACGGCGCGGCCGACGCGTGGGGCCGGACCCCGGTCGCCGAACGGTCGCTGATCCTCAACCGGATCGCCGACCGGATGGAGGAGAACCTGGAGTCCCTGGCGATCGCGGAGACCTGGGAGAACGGCAAGCCGGTACGCGAGACCCTCGCGGCCGACATCCCGCTCGCCATCGACCACTTCCGCTACTTCGCCGGGGCGATCCGAGCCCAGGAGGGCTCCCTCGGCGAGCTGGACGACGACACCGTCGCGTACCACTTCCACGAGCCGCTCGGCGTGGTCGGTCAGATCATCCCGTGGAACTTCCCGCTGCTCATGGCCACCTGGAAACTGGCACCGGCGCTCGCCGCCGGCAACGCGGTGGTGCTCAAGCCCGCCGAGCAGACCCCCGCGTCGATCCACCACTGGCTCTCGCTGGTGGCCGACCTGCTGCCGCCCGGCGTGGTCAACGTGGTCAACGGGTTCGGCGTCGAGGCGGGCAAACCCCTCGCGTCCTCGTCCCGGGTCGCCAAGGTCGCGTTCACCGGCGAGACCACCACCGGGCGGCTGATCATGCAGTACGCCAGTGAGAACATCAAGCCCGTCACGCTGGAGCTGGGCGGCAAGAGTCCCAACATCTTCTTCGACGACGTCAGCGCGCGCTCCGACGACTTCTACGACAAGGCGCTCGAAGGCTTCACGATGTTCGCCCTCAACCAGGGCGAGGTCTGCACCTGCCCGTCCCGGGCGCTGATCCAACAGGGCCACTACAGCGACTTCCTCGCGGCGGCGGTCGCCCGCACCCAGGCGGTCAAGCAGGGCCACCCGCTGGACACCGACACGATGATCGGGGCGCAGGCCTCCAACGACCAGTTGGAAAAGATCCTGTCCTACCTGGACATCGGGCGGCAGGAGGGCGCGAAGGTGCTGACCGGGGGATCGCGTGCGGACCTGGGTGGCGACTTGTCGGGCGGATACTACGTTGAACCAACCATCTTCGAGGGCGACAACTCGATGCGGATCTTCCAGGAGGAGATCTTCGGGCCGGTCGTCTCGGTGACATCCTTCGCCGACCTCGACGACGCCGTGAAGATCGCCAACGACACCCTCTACGGCCTCGGCGCCGGCGTCTGGACCCGGGACATGAACACCGCGTACCGGGCCGGGCGGTCCATCCAGGCCGGGCGGGTCTGGACCAACTGCTACCACGCCTACCCGGCGCACGCCGCGTTCGGCGGTTACAAGCAGTCCGGCATCGGGCGGGAGAACCACAAGATGATGCTGGAGCACTACCAGCAGACCAAGAACCTGCTGGTCAGCTACTCGCCCAAGAAGCTCGGCTTCTTCTGA
- the speB gene encoding agmatinase, translated as MSRYGAMYGPDLTFLGVPACDLTDPTTHADADVVIVGAPFDGGTSHRPGTRFGPSAIRQACYLPHDGSRPSLALRVDGLSDLRVYDAGDVEMFSGDIERSLSALETAVHTVAASGAIPVVLGGDHSIALPDATGVARHHGLGRVSLVHFDAHADTGDVEFGSLHGHGQPMRRLIESGAVRGDRFLQIGLRGYWPGPDVLTWMAEQRMRSYEMTELVARGLDDCLTEAFRIAVDECEGVFLSVDVDVVDPGMAPGTGTPEPGGLTSRQLLDAVRRCCYELPVVGVDVVEVAPPYDHADITAYLGNRVVLEALSAIARRRREAAGGDPWDPRQPLLDGR; from the coding sequence CCTCACCGACCCCACCACCCACGCCGACGCGGACGTGGTCATCGTCGGGGCGCCCTTCGACGGCGGCACCTCGCACCGGCCGGGCACCCGGTTCGGCCCGTCCGCCATCCGGCAGGCCTGCTACCTGCCGCACGACGGCTCCCGGCCCTCCCTCGCCCTCCGCGTCGACGGCCTGTCCGACCTTCGGGTGTACGACGCCGGCGACGTCGAGATGTTCTCCGGCGACATCGAACGGTCGCTGTCCGCGCTGGAAACCGCCGTGCACACGGTCGCCGCGTCCGGCGCGATCCCGGTCGTGCTCGGCGGCGACCACTCCATCGCCCTGCCGGACGCCACCGGGGTGGCCCGCCACCACGGGCTCGGCCGGGTGTCCCTGGTGCACTTCGACGCCCACGCCGACACCGGGGACGTCGAGTTCGGCAGCCTGCACGGCCACGGGCAACCCATGCGGCGGCTCATCGAGTCCGGCGCCGTCCGCGGCGACCGCTTCCTCCAGATCGGACTCCGCGGCTACTGGCCCGGGCCCGACGTGCTGACGTGGATGGCCGAGCAGCGGATGCGGTCGTACGAGATGACCGAACTGGTCGCCCGCGGCCTCGACGACTGCCTGACCGAGGCGTTCCGGATCGCCGTCGACGAGTGCGAGGGAGTCTTCCTCTCCGTCGACGTCGACGTGGTCGACCCGGGCATGGCCCCCGGCACCGGAACCCCCGAACCGGGCGGGCTCACCTCCCGGCAACTGCTCGACGCGGTCCGACGCTGCTGCTACGAGCTGCCCGTCGTCGGGGTGGACGTGGTCGAGGTCGCCCCGCCGTACGACCACGCGGACATCACCGCGTACCTCGGCAACCGGGTGGTGCTGGAGGCCCTGTCGGCGATCGCCCGCCGCCGCCGCGAGGCCGCCGGCGGCGATCCCTGGGATCCGCGACAGCCGCTGCTCGACGGCCGCTGA
- a CDS encoding DUF779 domain-containing protein, whose amino-acid sequence MSDPVTVTPAAAELLRSLRRQHGPLMFHQSGGCCDGSAPMCYPAGEFRTGGSDVLLASLRIDGVPEPVEFWMSKSQWELWKHTRLTVDVVPGRGSGFSLEAPEGQRFLIRSHLA is encoded by the coding sequence GTGTCGGACCCGGTCACGGTGACACCGGCGGCGGCCGAACTGCTGCGGTCACTGCGGCGACAACACGGGCCGCTGATGTTCCACCAGTCCGGCGGCTGCTGCGACGGCAGCGCCCCGATGTGCTACCCGGCGGGCGAGTTCCGCACCGGCGGCTCGGACGTGCTGCTCGCGTCGCTGCGGATCGACGGCGTACCCGAGCCGGTGGAGTTCTGGATGTCCAAGAGCCAGTGGGAGCTCTGGAAACACACGAGGCTCACGGTCGACGTGGTCCCCGGCCGAGGCAGTGGCTTCTCCCTGGAAGCCCCCGAAGGCCAACGCTTCCTGATCCGCTCCCACCTAGCCTAA
- a CDS encoding sensor histidine kinase produces MTPRRRVLLVGVLALLVGCSMSGMEKYVLGVLWAPGYQLCSLPVPGARLVCEPARQLDALLPLAAMLVLLALAVVAIWGAALWCLRPVRDLAGPIAHVGPQNLGHRIRPRGRDELAGLARAIDEMMERVAAGYEGQRRFAANASHELRTPLAVQRTLIEVGMSRTLNGDQLELVTAQLLETNERNERLIEGLLTLSESDQGLRSSTPQRLDEIAYGVLVAYQERATAAGVKVETHLSPRVVPGERVLLERLVTNLVENAIKYNCPGGTLTVVVGDSPALTVVNTGQVVPAEAVAGLFEPFRRLARDRTNHGGGAGLGLAIARSITQAHGGVIIARPAEYGGLRVDVQLPVRR; encoded by the coding sequence GTGACGCCGCGCCGCCGTGTCCTGCTCGTCGGGGTGCTCGCCCTGCTCGTCGGGTGCTCGATGAGCGGCATGGAGAAGTACGTCCTCGGCGTGCTGTGGGCGCCGGGTTACCAGCTCTGCTCCCTGCCGGTGCCCGGGGCACGCCTGGTGTGCGAACCGGCACGCCAGCTCGACGCGTTGCTGCCGCTGGCGGCCATGCTCGTCCTCCTCGCCCTCGCGGTGGTCGCGATCTGGGGCGCCGCCCTGTGGTGCCTGCGGCCGGTACGGGATCTCGCCGGACCGATCGCGCACGTCGGGCCGCAGAACCTCGGGCACCGGATCCGGCCGCGCGGCCGCGACGAGCTGGCCGGGCTGGCCCGGGCGATCGACGAGATGATGGAACGTGTCGCGGCTGGCTACGAGGGACAGCGGCGGTTCGCCGCGAACGCCTCGCACGAGCTGCGTACGCCGCTCGCGGTCCAGCGGACGCTCATCGAGGTCGGTATGTCCCGGACGCTCAACGGTGACCAGTTGGAGCTGGTGACCGCCCAGCTGCTGGAGACCAACGAACGCAACGAGCGCCTCATCGAAGGGCTGCTCACGCTCAGCGAGAGCGACCAGGGGCTCCGGTCGAGCACACCGCAGCGGCTCGACGAGATCGCGTACGGGGTGCTGGTCGCGTACCAGGAGCGGGCCACGGCGGCCGGCGTGAAGGTGGAGACCCACCTGAGCCCGAGGGTCGTCCCGGGCGAGCGGGTGCTGTTGGAGCGCCTCGTGACCAACCTGGTGGAGAACGCGATCAAGTACAACTGCCCCGGCGGCACGCTCACCGTGGTGGTCGGCGACTCCCCGGCGCTGACCGTGGTCAACACCGGCCAGGTGGTGCCGGCCGAGGCGGTCGCCGGTCTCTTCGAGCCGTTCCGGCGCCTCGCCCGGGACCGGACGAACCACGGTGGCGGAGCCGGGCTCGGCCTGGCCATCGCGCGCTCGATCACCCAGGCGCACGGCGGCGTGATCATCGCCCGTCCCGCCGAGTACGGCGGCCTGCGGGTCGACGTCCAGCTACCCGTCCGACGCTGA
- a CDS encoding GAF domain-containing protein, whose amino-acid sequence MADPWLALEFGVDPAERIAQVGAAHEAFLTGGTEAARRTDRRLRDVVANSWRRSAGALLSPEATPPVDLTDDALESYRAAHPLGRVLPLFRDLLGGIAQDGAHLMAVCDAYGRLLWVEGHPGVLRHAERMNFVPGARWDEAHAGTNAPGTALAVDHSVQIFATEHFSRPVQRWTCAAAPIHDPATGRLLGAVDITGGDHLANPHSLALVRATARAAEAQLAADRPAEPGVATVSALGRDEAELRVDGRRIRLGRRHSELLVLLVEHPEGRTGEQLGLDLYGDDRLHPVTLRAELSRLRRVLGPELLDSRPYRLRATVRADFRTVTALLDRGDPAGALGAYAGPLLPASDAPGVTRLRRLIDGQLRAAVLAGGDPALLATWTATAAGADDLAAWQALARALPPGAPRRPLAVARAHQLAQEYGLPRATWLQRPGN is encoded by the coding sequence ATGGCCGACCCGTGGCTCGCCCTGGAATTCGGCGTCGATCCGGCGGAGCGGATCGCGCAGGTCGGCGCCGCTCACGAGGCGTTCCTCACCGGCGGCACCGAGGCGGCCCGGCGCACCGACCGGAGGCTGCGCGACGTCGTCGCCAACTCGTGGCGCCGCTCGGCTGGCGCGCTGCTCTCCCCCGAGGCCACCCCGCCCGTCGACCTGACCGACGACGCCCTGGAGAGCTACCGGGCCGCCCACCCCCTGGGCCGGGTGCTGCCGCTCTTCCGCGACCTGCTCGGCGGCATCGCCCAGGACGGCGCGCACCTCATGGCGGTGTGCGACGCGTACGGGCGGCTGCTCTGGGTGGAGGGGCACCCCGGGGTGCTCCGGCACGCCGAGCGGATGAACTTCGTGCCCGGTGCCCGCTGGGACGAGGCGCACGCCGGCACCAACGCCCCGGGCACCGCCCTCGCCGTCGACCACAGCGTGCAGATCTTCGCCACCGAGCACTTCAGCCGGCCCGTGCAGCGGTGGACCTGCGCCGCCGCGCCGATCCACGACCCGGCCACCGGCCGGCTGCTCGGCGCGGTCGACATCACCGGCGGCGACCACCTGGCCAACCCACACAGCCTCGCCCTCGTACGCGCCACCGCCCGCGCCGCCGAAGCCCAACTCGCCGCCGACCGGCCCGCCGAACCGGGCGTGGCCACCGTCTCCGCGCTCGGCCGCGACGAGGCGGAGCTGCGCGTCGACGGGCGGCGGATCCGGCTCGGCCGCCGGCACAGCGAACTGCTGGTCCTGCTCGTCGAGCATCCCGAGGGGCGCACCGGCGAGCAGCTCGGCCTGGACCTCTACGGCGACGACCGGCTGCACCCCGTCACTCTCCGCGCCGAACTGTCCCGCCTGCGCCGGGTGCTCGGCCCGGAGCTGCTCGACTCCCGCCCGTACCGGCTGCGGGCGACCGTCCGCGCCGACTTCCGTACCGTCACCGCCCTGCTCGACCGGGGCGACCCGGCGGGCGCGCTCGGGGCGTACGCCGGACCGCTGCTGCCGGCCTCCGACGCGCCGGGAGTGACGCGACTGCGCCGCCTCATCGACGGCCAGCTCCGTGCGGCCGTGCTGGCCGGCGGCGACCCGGCGCTGCTCGCCACCTGGACCGCGACGGCCGCCGGCGCCGACGACCTGGCCGCCTGGCAGGCCCTGGCGCGGGCGTTGCCGCCGGGCGCGCCACGCCGGCCCCTCGCGGTGGCCCGCGCCCACCAACTCGCTCAGGAGTACGGCCTGCCGCGCGCAACGTGGCTGCAACGTCCCGGAAACTAA
- a CDS encoding DUF559 domain-containing protein, producing MKRIRTQVSKDELRRVRRGVYSAGRCDDEDELRALLLCLPEGAALTRESAARRHGFGVLREDQVHVQLPPTVSRPRLPGLVVHHSAVPVRPVLVGGLPCVPAARCAVDLARTARRIDALPVLDAALRSAAVTQEELLAELPAHRALRGVRQARELIPLADGRAECRQESQLRLVLIDGRLPVPEPQVWVYDEYGFGRYRLDLGYRERRIGIEYDGLSHLDPERLRHDRERMNWLDAQGWRMRYFTAQDLYRRPQHIVTTIRKALS from the coding sequence GTGAAGAGAATCCGAACTCAGGTCAGCAAGGACGAGTTGCGTCGGGTGCGGCGGGGCGTGTATTCCGCCGGCCGTTGTGACGACGAGGACGAACTGCGCGCGTTGCTGCTGTGCCTACCCGAGGGGGCCGCGCTGACCCGGGAAAGCGCGGCGCGTCGGCACGGCTTCGGAGTGCTGCGCGAGGACCAGGTGCATGTTCAGCTGCCGCCGACCGTGTCACGGCCCCGGCTACCAGGACTGGTCGTGCACCACTCGGCCGTGCCCGTGCGCCCGGTGCTCGTCGGAGGGCTTCCGTGCGTACCCGCCGCCCGCTGCGCGGTCGACCTCGCCCGCACCGCGCGGCGGATCGATGCCCTGCCGGTTCTCGACGCGGCGCTGCGCTCAGCGGCCGTAACTCAGGAAGAGTTGCTGGCCGAGCTGCCCGCGCATCGGGCTCTGCGGGGCGTCCGGCAGGCGCGCGAGCTGATTCCGCTCGCGGACGGCCGGGCCGAGTGTCGTCAGGAGAGCCAGCTCCGCCTGGTGCTGATCGACGGCCGCCTGCCGGTGCCCGAACCGCAGGTCTGGGTGTACGACGAGTACGGCTTCGGTCGATACCGACTCGACCTGGGGTATCGGGAGCGGAGGATCGGCATCGAGTACGACGGGTTGTCCCATCTGGATCCGGAGCGCCTCCGGCACGATCGCGAACGGATGAACTGGCTCGACGCGCAGGGCTGGCGGATGCGCTACTTCACCGCCCAGGACCTCTACCGCCGCCCCCAGCACATAGTCACCACAATCCGCAAAGCCCTCTCCTAA